The Elgaria multicarinata webbii isolate HBS135686 ecotype San Diego chromosome 13, rElgMul1.1.pri, whole genome shotgun sequence region gttacaatatttttattgccaaATGTCCACCAGATTCCAATGAAAACTTTGAGGCATTCTGCATTGTCCCATGGACAGGTGTATGCATTCTAGCACAAAAGTAAACTCCGGGAAATTATGCCTCCTACTTTTATAAAAACAGGATCATTATTCCGCATTCCCCTGGTGGACACATTTAAAGCATATTAAGAGCAGACGTTGCCCTGTCCTTCGTGAAGAGTTCAGTCCCCAAGCGTATGTTTGACACAGTTTTAACATGCAAACGAGATGTGCAAATTGTATCTTTCTGCAGCTTATTAACTGTATGACTCGGGCGAATTTTGTGTCACCAGATTTCCCTGTTGCTCATTTTCAATCCTTTTTGCTCCCTCTTTCTCATTTCTCCCATGTCTATTTTATATTTCCTTTCTAAGCTAGCATCCCCTTTCCACCACATGCCTGAAAGAGGCTGGAGTCCCAAGTGACGCTGTACATAAGTAAATTGAACATGGAACGACACCCTTTGGTGGCTTTCTTACGGCATGCGCTAGAGCTTTAAGGGGAGTCGGGGGAATTTAAGGGATAATCCAAGGTTTACTAGAGTCAGCATATAAACGTTATAGTTTACTTTAATGGTTTGGGCTCAAGcacaaaataaaaaggaaaagaggatACTGGAGTGTAGCTGTCAGTACAATGCTTGTCATTTCCCCACATcctccttaaaaacaaacaaacagtgcatACATATTCCAGAAATCAAGAGGCGAGTACACAGGctgaaccaaaccaaacaaaatacATGCTAAGGTTGTTCACAATTAGAATGATACAACAGAGTGCTCAAAactgaaaggatttttttaaaaaaaagtttttaaaatggaggaaaggTGCATGTTGTCAAAGGCATCAACCATGAGATACTTCTGACACTTGCACAATTATAGTGTGGAACACTCCACGCTGGAATGAAAGCATGGTAATTGGGGAGAAAACTGCTATTTTCCCAGCTGTGGTTCCTTGCAAAGACTTCAAATTGCCTACACAATAAACCAATTGCctggaaaggattttttttttttataaatgcaAAGCAGTTGCAGGAATGAGTGCTGAGttcagctttgttttgtttttgtaaagctGTTGAATGGGTTTGGACTTTGTGGTGGGGGAGGATCAGAAAGCTCCAATTTCAGTCGTCCAGGAGTAGCAGAGTCTAGAGGATCCCATTTTGATTCCTGGTCCTTGAATAGTAGGATTCGGAGCAGGAGGAGACATGTAAATTGGTGTTCCTGGAATTTTCGCTGAAGAACCGGAGGAAGAGAACAGAAATGCTGTGAAATGGCTGCTCCTGTGTGCTGCTGCCTCCCTTAAACTCTCACTGGGTGCAGAACCAGGTGCAGCCAATGTCACCAGAGGAGGCCTAATCCTTCGGGATAAAGCAATTCTATTAGACAGGACGTTCGGGCAGACTGATGGGACAGTGTTTGGGATCTGGCAGATGGGATCTGCTCTCAGCATAGGGCCTGGATAGACTACTGATGAAGTAGCCAAGATAGCTAAGCCAGGGGCACACTCCCTCCTGGGTATAGGGACCTGGGTGGGAGGGGCTATGGATTTAGGGAGAAGTGATAAAGGCCAGGGCTGAAAGGGCAGGAAGGGCGCTGTTACAGGAGGCGGCTCCATCTCAACAATGCAGTTGTTCAGGTGGGAAAGGAGCCGAAGGCGGACAGGATCGGTGCTGTTCTGGCCTTCAAGGATGCCCAAGTATCTCACCACTTCAGTGAGACACTCCCGAAAACCGATGGTCCTGTAATCCACTGCCAAGGCCTGAGCATCTAAGAACCCtgttttgaaaataaaagcaCAAGTCAATGCTGTGTCCAGCCACAGCACACAcatcaaggctgcaattctatacccatttacctgggagtaagccccattgaactcagcaggccttacttctgagtagccatgcattaCACTGTAAATGGCCTACACTCTGAAATGCGATTCGGGGGACAATTTTGATCTACTAAAATACTTGATTCTACATTTTGCAGGGGAGTTTAAGGCAGACAGATTGCCGCTGTCAGGAACTTCCACTCACACTGCCCACTCAGCTTGAACTGGTGCAGCAGCAAACTAAATGTAAGGCCATTAATGCAATTAGCAAttagggtgtttgtttgtttttttaaaaaagagtatatAGCAGCTGCAGCACCCCAGTACAGTCTGAGACCCTGGCAGCGGGGTAATGGCTGGGTAGGACAATATTAACCCTGTAGTCCTCATCTagactgcttccccccacccccaaaagcatcTTTCTATTTGTACTTTAAAAATCATTCACATAATTGCAAATTGCATGGATGGCGTTGCATGTAGTATGGCCTTCAGACCACAGCAGGATGAAAGATGTGCTAGGGAGACATTTGTATAAATCAGGCTCCAGAGCAGCATCGGAAGGGCACGTGCCAGGCAGAGCATGGCCAGAGTATAACATGGAAGACAAATGTCTcacctgcacccccagtggcatGAAGCCTTTTTAAGTGGTCTACTGTCATCTGCAAGATTTCCGCTTTCTCCAGTTTGGAAGAGCCCTGTTCAGTGAACAAAAGAGGATTCAGATTTTAAGTGTGGGTAGGTGTGTATCAGGGCCACTTCATGTGTTTGGAAAAAGTAGGCAAACTGAACACATATGGTAATGTGTGGttgtctccccctctctcacaaaCATACATAagcatgcacacccacccacacctgttTCACTCTGTATAAAAAATAACAACGTTATCTATGCAACAATGGTCACACTTTTCATGCTTCTTCCCACCCTCCCCCCCACTCTCCTCAGGTGCTTCCTGATTGAGAGCTCCTAGTATTGCCCATCATCTTCAttacaaagccttacatggcttggaaccacaatacctgatggaacgcctctcccgacatgaacctacccatacactacgctcaacatctaaggtcttcctccaggtgcctactccaagggaagctcggaggatggcaacaagggagagggccttttcagtggtagccccccaattttggaacaatctccccaacaaggctcgcctggcgtcaacattgttttcttttccgtgccaggtcaagacttttctcttctccctgacatttaacagcataggctgagttttttaactgacctaaaaatagttgttttaaacggatattgtctgtttttatgctttttattgtttaaaattttgtatatttgtttttaatgttcactgttttaatctttgtgaaccacccagagagctttggctatggggtggtgtataaatgtaaataagaataataataataataataataataataataataataataataataatatcatctataCCTGCAGAGatagtgctgtttttttttaaaaaagtcagactTTAATCAGTCTGaagaaaagcagaagcagaaacaaCACAGGAGGCTTTTGATTCCACCACAATGTCATGTACCACTACCACCCCTGTAAAAAGTGATTAaacaaagggcttttctacatgaagcatttatcatgcactcatcattccctactcatgattgtttacaggttctttagacaatgacatGACCATCAAGTtccacttctgtgtctaacaaaTACTTTAAATGCGTTTTTTAGACAAgggaaaatgcggcatttaattgtgaaagcaaaagagaccacatttttcatttgtgtatttgcactattctgctaccacagtgtcacctagaggttatgtagcaaaaagcaggaaaggaaacactttaTATAGTGCTTCTATCTTGATTCTGTGATGAAAAgtaaagtagatacagtggattaacatcCGATTaactgccttgtgtagaaagcaTCTTCGACAATTGCACACTAAAGCCTCTGTCTGAAAGCAGCCTTGGCATTTTTTTCCATTCTAGAGAGAAGGACGCCACTTATTATCCACTGGAAGTGGTACCTTCTTCTACAACATCAGCTGAAAATCATTCTTTGGAGGACCATCCGAGGACCCCTAAAATGGATTCTGCTGGTTGCACTATTAAATCCCAGGGCAGGATGTTTACAAGAGAAAAATCCCTCTTGCCACTTTGAATAATTTACTCCTCTGATGTTCTCTCTCCATTCCTGTTCATATAATCAAAAAGCCTGTACTGGTCCTGTTAGaacttgtgtgcatgtgtgggagtCTTCCTGGGAGACAGAGTCACCTACCTGCTTCTCAAATGCCGTGGGAACCAGGCGCCGCAGTTCCGACAGGCTCCTGTTAATACGGTCCCTGCGCCGTTTCTCAATGAACTgcaataacataagaacataagagaagccctgctggatcagaccaagggtccatctagtccagcactctgttcgcacagtggccaaccactgaacaagcaggacatggtgcaacagcaccctcccgcccatgttcccctgcaactggtgcacagaggcttattgcctcgaatactggagatagcacacaaccatcagggctggtaccCATTGGTAGCCTtgctccaggtatttatccaacccccttttcaatcaagccatccagattggtggccttcactatatcttgtggtagtgagttccataatttaactacacgctgtgtgaaaaagtacttccttttatttatttatttatttatttattacatttttataccgcccaatagccaaagttctctgggcggttttatttttatttttatttatttatttatttaaggatttttatgctgccattcagccaaaaaaggctctcacagtggcttacaaaagtatttcttgacagtccctgcccacaggcttacaatctaaaagacatgacacaaaaggaaaggggattgggagggaggaggaggagggggaaaaggaaagcaaattcaggcactatgatcttagttgcaaagttcagcagttacagttgacagcaggagggagggggctctcagctggagctggacccaggcacggtggagaggtgcctggctgctgcttcctccctcactggtggcctctgcagagacagttggtagcaggagggagggggctctcagctggagctggagccaggcacggtggagaggtgcccggctgctgcttcctccctcactggtggcctctgcagagacagttgacagcaggagggagggggctctcagctggagctggacccaggcacggtggagaggtgcctggctgctgcttcctccctcactggtggcctatTTGTCtttgtctcccaccaatcagtttcatgggatgaccctgggttctagtattttgagagagggagaaatatgtctccctttccacattctccataccatgcataattttg contains the following coding sequences:
- the HEYL gene encoding hairy/enhancer-of-split related with YRPW motif-like protein isoform X2 — protein: MKRPRRREESSSDTEAEASVDVGKEEGERNSQKPGSVSPTTTSQMQARKKRRGFIEKRRRDRINRSLSELRRLVPTAFEKQGSSKLEKAEILQMTVDHLKRLHATGGAGFLDAQALAVDYRTIGFRECLTEVVRYLGILEGQNSTDPVRLRLLSHLNNCIVEMEPPPRKFQEHQFTCLLLLRILLFKDQESKWDPLDSATPGRLKLELSDPPPPQSPNPFNSFTKTKQS
- the HEYL gene encoding hairy/enhancer-of-split related with YRPW motif-like protein isoform X1, translating into MKRPRRREESSSDTEAEASVDVGKEEGERNSQKPGSVSPTTTSQMQARKKRRGFIEKRRRDRINRSLSELRRLVPTAFEKQGSSKLEKAEILQMTVDHLKRLHATGGAGFLDAQALAVDYRTIGFRECLTEVVRYLGILEGQNSTDPVRLRLLSHLNNCIVEMEPPPVTAPFLPFQPWPLSLLPKSIAPPTQVPIPRRECAPGLAILATSSVVYPGPMLRADPICQIPNTVPSVCPNVLSNRIALSRRIRPPLVTLAAPGSAPSESLREAAAHRSSHFTAFLFSSSGSSAKIPGTPIYMSPPAPNPTIQGPGIKMGSSRLCYSWTTEIGAF